GACCTCTCCATTATGAACAAAGGGGGAATACGCAACACCCTTCCTAAAGGAGTGATCACCAAAGGTGAGATAATCGACATCGCACCGTTTGAAAACCGTATTGTAGTCCTTGATATTTCCGGAGCAGACCTTCTTGAAAATATCGGAATCATGGTAGGGCAGGACGGACAGGGCGTAAGTTCCAACGTATCGGTAGTATATGATCCTGAGACACATGCCATAAACAGAGCCACAATCGACGGCTCCCCAATCGATCCTGCCAGACGGTACCGTTTAGCAACCATTGATTATCTCGCAGCCGGAAACGACTATATGACACCCCTTAAAAGAGCTACAATACTTGCTCGCAGCAAGGAAATCCTATACGAAACTCTCATCGATTACATTGAAAATGGGAAGATCAACAACCTTCTCTCCCATCCTGACGATAACGAAAGAATGACATCAAAATGAACGGATGGCTCACAATAGGACTCCTCGTGATGTCCAATATTTTCATGACTTTTGCCTGGTACGGACAACTTAAGCTACAGCAGATGAAAATAATAACATCCGCTACACCGCTTATTGTAGTTATACTTATGTCATGGGGTATCGCCATGTTGGAATATTGCTTTATGGTCCCTGCCAACCGATACGGATTCCACGAAAACGGCGGTGCATTCTCACTTCTGCAACTCAAGGTGATTCAAGAGGTGATATCACTTATGATATTCACAGTATTCACTTTCCTGTTTTTCCGAGGCGAAGCCCTGCACTGGAACCACTTTCTTGCATTCTGCCTCCTGATCCTTGCTGTCTACTTCGTGTTTATGGACAGTTGACCATAAGATATAAGCAACTCATAAAATCAGCCCCGATATAGGCTATCTATATCGGGGCTGATTTTATGAATTGATTATTCTATTCCTGAATATTATTTCAGACGAGCCTGGATTGCCTCGGTCTCCTTCTCATAACCCGGTTTTGCAAGAAGAGCAAACATGTTGCGCTTATAATCCTCGACACCCGGCTGGTTGAAAGGATTGACACCGAGTATATAACCGCTTATACCGCAAGCCTTCTCAAAGAAATATATGAGCTGGCCGAGATATTTCTCACGGAGAGCAGGAAGGGTGATCAGGATGTTGGGCACACCTCCGTCAACATGAGCTATACGGGTGCCGAGCTCAGCCATCTTGTTCACCTCATCGATATGCTTTCCGGCAATATAGTTGAGGCCATCGAGATTTGCCTCATCCGAGGGGATCAGTTTGTCATACTTCTGTTCCTCTACAGATACTACAGTCTCAAATATGGTACGCTCTCCATCCTGAATCCATTGACCCATCGAATGAAGGTCGGTAGAATTGTCGACAGCAGCAGGGAAAATACCCTTGTGATCCTTGCCTTCGCTCTCTCCATAGAGCTGCTTCCACCATTCTCCGAAATAATGGAGCTTAGGATTGTAGTTAACGAGTATCTCAGTCTTTTTACCGGCATTATACAGAGCATTTCGGGTGCAGGCATACAAGAATGAGGGATTCTGGTCATTAGCTTCAGAGGTTGCTTTTTCCATCTCGGCAGCACCATCGATAAGCGCACGGATATCATATCCGACAACCGCAATCGGTAGAAGACCTACAGGTGTGAGTACAGAGAAACGTCCGCCAACATTGTCGGCTATGACAAAAGTCTTATAGCCCTCCTCTGTTGCAAGACTGCGGAGCGCGCCTCGCTGAGCATCGGTGATAGCGACTATGCGCTTGCGTGCCTCCTCTATTCCGAGCTGGCTTTCAAGCTGCTCTTTGAGCAGACGGAATGCAATGGCAGGTTCTGTAGTGGTGCCGCTCTTGGATATCACAATAATGCCGAATCGCTTGTCCTTAAGATAATCCTGAAGCTCATAGAGATAATCCTCTCCTATATTCTGTCCGGCAAATAGAACCTTAGGTTCACCTTGCACACCGGGTCGATAGGCTGCAAAGCTGTCGCTGAGAGCCTCAATCACAGCCTTTGCACCAAGATAGCTGCCACCGATACCGATTGCCACAACTGTGTCGCAGGTTGCACGGAGCTGATCAGCGCACGCTATGATATCGTCAAGGAGTGCTTCAGTTGTCTCAGTGGGCAGATTCACCCAACCGAGGAAATCACTACCGGCACCTGTGCCGTTGAGCACCTTATCAAGAGCCTCGGCTCCTTCTCCTTCAAGACGATTGATGTCATCGCGGCTCACTGTAGAGAGAACATCCTTGATGTCGACGTTGATAGTTTTCATGCTATTTTTATTTGATATAATTATTTGTTTTACATTCGTGGAGTTATACAAACCATTTGCCCAAAGCCCGCATGGCTCGCTCCGCATTGGCATGACGATACAGGATATCATACACCGCATCAAGAATAGGCATCTCTATGCAGTATTTCTTATTGATTTCCTTGATGCATTTTGTACCGTAATACCCTTCGGCGGTCTGTTCCATCTCCATTCTGGCTGTCGACACCGAATAACCCTTTCCTATGATGGAGCCAAAGTTATGGTTGCGCGAAAACCTTGAATATGCCGTGACCAGAAGATCGCCAAGATACACCGAATCACAGATGCAGCGCGGACGAGGGCACACCTCATCGACAAATCGCTCCATCTCCTTCACTGCATTGCTCACAAGCATGGCAAGAAAATTATCGCCACCCTTCATGCCGTGTACTATACCTGCAGCTATGGAATATACATTCTTGAGAACGGCCGCATATTCTATACCCTCGACATCACTTGATGTGATGGTGCGGGTAGAAGGCGAACGCAGACACTCTCCGAATTCATCGGCAAGAGCCACATCATGGCATCCTACTGTGAGGAAACTCGGACGATCGAGTGCCACCTCTTCAGCATGACACGGACCACCGATCACAAGCATCCGTTCCGGGTTCACCCCGAATCGTTCAGCCATATAATCCGTCACTATCTCATTATCTCCAGGCACTATGCCTTTTACAGCCGAGATCACAGTCTTGTCGGAAATATCGACACTGATCCTGTTGATATGAGTCTTGAAATAAGGCGACGGCATGACAAGGAGCAGTGAATCGGCCTGAGTGCACACATAATTGATATCGCTCGAAAACTGTATACGATTCACATCAAACTCCACATCGGTGAGATAAGCAGAATTATGTCCGAGACGCTTGAAATCCTCTATTCGGTCGTCTCGGCGCATATACCAAAGGATGGAGTCGCAATTTCGCAACAGGAGCTTGGCGAGAGCCGTTGCCCAGCTTCCGCCGCCCATCACTGCTATTTTATTGAAACTCATTATTAATATCTTTAAATATACTATATCAGTAAGGAGCAGGACTACTGAAAAGTTTACACCATATTACAAAAAACTCTTTTTACAGTGTTAAAATATCCGTAAGAGTCCATGCCCTTCCCGACAAGCTACTCTGCCTCTGTAGGCTCAACCGATGACTGCTGAGGCTTCTTTTCGGGACGCATCTGCGGGAAGAAAAGCACCTCCTGGATAGTGGTCTGACCTGTCATCAGCATCACAAGGCGGTCCATACCGATACCCATACCGGATGTGGGAGGCATACCATACTCAAGCGCACGGATAAAATCCTTGTCGATTATCATGGCCTCATCGTCACCCTTCTCGGCAAGACGCATCTGCTCGACAAAGCGCTCATACTGATCGATAGGATCGTTAAGCTCGGAGTAAGCGTTGGCAAGCTCTTTACCGTTCACCATCAGCTCAAAACGCTCGGTCAGTTCAGGATTATTACGATGACGCTTTGTGAGTGGCGACATTTCTATGGGATAATCGATTATAAATGTAGGCTGGATATAATTTCCCTCACACTTCTCTCCGAATATCTCATCGATAAGCTTTCCTTTACCCATTGACTCATCCACCTCAATGCCGAGTTCCTTGGCTGTGCGACGCAACGCATCCTCATCCATCCCGGTTATATCCACTCCGGTGAAGTCCTTGATAGCCTGAGCCATTGTCACTCTGGGGAAAGGAGCCTTGAAACTGATGACATTATCACCAACCTTTACGTCAGTTGACCCATTGACATCAAGGCAAATCTTCTCAAGCATCTTCTCGGTGAAGTCCATCATCCAGTTGTAATCCTTGTATGCGACATATATCTCCATACATGTGAATTCTGGATTATGGGTACGGTCCATACCTTCATTACGGAAGTTTTTGGAGAACTCATACACACCCTCGAAACCACCTACTATAAGACGTTTCAGGTAAAGCTCATCTGCGATACGAAGATACAGCGGGATATCAAGAGCATTATGGTGAGTAATGAAGGGACGAGCAGCAGCTCCTCCGGGAATCGATTGTAGGATAGGTGTCTCCACTTCCATATAGCCGGCATTGTTGAAATACTCACGCATGGAATTGTACACCTTGGTACGCTTGATGAATATCTCCTTTACACCATCGTTCACTACAAGATCCACGTAACGGCGACGATAACGGAGCTCAGGATCGTCAAATGAATCATAGACTACCCCATCCTTCACCTTTACTACCGGAAGAGGACGAAGCGACTTGCCAAGCACTGTCAGCTCAAGAGCATGAACGGAAATCTCACCGGTCTTTGTACGGAACACATAACCCTTGACACCGACGAAGTCACCTATGTCAAGAAGTTTCTTGAACACAACATTGTAAAGATCCTTGTCCTCGCCAGGGCATATCTCATCACGGCTGATATATACCTGGATACGTCCTGTAGAGTCCTGAAGCTCCATAAATGAAGCCTTGCCCATAATGCGACGACCCATTACACGACCTGCCACCGCCACTTCTCTCTGGGGTGCATCATCCTGAAAATTCTTCTTGATTTCATCCGAGTATCCTGACACCGGATATTCGGCTGCGGGATAAGGCTCTATACCGCGTCGACGCATCTCATCGAGACTTGCGCGACGGATGGTTTCCTGTTCACTGAGCTGTGGTGCGTTCATATATACCTAATTGTATCTGTAGTATTTATGATTGATGATTTTATGCAAATAATATCTGCAAATTTACGTAATTTTTCAGCCCTATACAACAAAAAGTCCCCAAATATGGGGACCTTTTGTTAAAAACTACAAAATCACTTCAGCACTTATGCATACTTCTCTTCCTTTGTAGGAGTAGCGGCAAGGACTATGAACCATATGCCGCCAATAAGCGGAATAAGACAGATAAGCATCCACCATCCGCTCTTACCTATATCGTGCATACGGCGGATACCTACAGCGATAGCAGGCACAAGGTTGATCAACGAGAACAATGATCCGAGCCACTGGTTGATGGCACCAAGAATCATTCCTGCAACAAACATGTAAAGCACAGGATACCAATACTCGGCACGTGTGGAACGTCCGTCAAAATCGTTCCATCTCTTGTAGAACATAGAGAGTGCTTCTCCAAAAGTGATGTTCATAATGTTTTGATGATTAGTTAATGGTTTAATAATTGGTTATGAATACTGTTCGATGACTTTTATTATAGCCTCCTTTTCAGGAGTGGAGAATTCACATGGGTAGCTCGTCATGCCTCTTACCGCCTTCAGGCCCTTTTGATTGTATCGCCAGTCCAATATATCGGACGCCCATCTCAACCACCTGTGCCTCATCATAAAGACAACGATCTTTCTTTTAAACGAGACATCGGCACTGTCCTTGGGTGATGCACACACTTTCCGCATAAACCGATTCGACTCATCATACTCCATACCGGTCTTGTCGGAAAGCATGAGCGAGAGCGCATCTATGAAACCGTCATATTCCCATCGATATTCGTCAGAGCTTCTGATCTCGGATATCGGAACCACTGTTTCTGTAGCCGACCCCTTTATACGTTCGCGAGCACTATAGAAACATGGGACTGTAGCATACTTGCCATGTATTAGCATGGCATGATTGAAAAATTCTTCGGCAAGAAACAGGTTCCGGAACCTAAGCTCACCATCCTTCCCGAAGCAATACCCATAGATACTGCGGAACTGTTCGGTACGAGCCACACCATAAAGCAGAGAGGCATATTTACATTTATCCTGCAACAGCCTGCCGGCAGGATTATCCGCCACAATACGGCTATCGAAATACCTTATGTAACGCGGATAGAACTCCACTCCTCTTTCCTTGGGTGTGAAAGTGAGATAATGCCCTTGAGCGATACTGTAATCAGGGTTGTCATCAAGAAACTCCACCATGCGGGCTATGGCTGACGGCACAATGAAATCATCATCCGCACAATATAGCACGTAATCAGTCGAGATTAATGGCAATATCTCCTTTATTTTCAACAGGAAATGCAATCCCGGGCGATGAATATATGTGACATCAGGAGACGACACATCACCATTATAACATTGCTTGGATGAATCCGGGACCAATATCCTCAACCCGCAGCCGCTGTAGTAGCCCAGCAACCGCCGCAATCGTTCAGGCCGATTGTGGGCGGGGATAATAACAGTCACATTCTTAAGCACGGAATTCATCGCAATCGCAAGATATAGTTTCAGAAAGCCGAAGGCTCCTTGGCGTGACGGTAGCCCGGATCATAGATGGAGTTCAGAACATGAGCAAGACGCAGACCGCCAATAAGCAGCTGGGCCTCAATCACAGGAGCCCAATAGGCCACCTCGTTGTAGCTTACATTGCAACCTGACGGCATAGCTCCGTACACCTGAGAGCTTATCGCTACCGTCTTCTGTGCCCAATCATCGATATTTCCACCTACGGTGACCACCTCTATCTCTTCCGGCTGACGGTCAATCTGCTGCTGCCATTCAGTATAGCCCCATTTGTGAGCTGACTCCACAAGATTGGAGTCCCATATACTATGCAGATTTGCATCACGACCGAAATAGCGCAGCTTCACACTGTTGCCCCCGCGATCGGTGGCATGCCCCATATGCATAGGCTGATGCAGATCTCCCATAAGATGAATCACAATCTTAAGCGCGAGCTCCTGCTCATCCTTGCTCTTGGTCGAATCGGCAAGGACTGCGATATTCTGACGCAGAGCCATCACTATATCTCCACCCGCTTGTTCAGGCTGGGTCCAATAGGTCTTGTCGGCATCAACATTCTTATAATGCCAGGTCTTTGTATAGGCATATTCCGGAGTATGGCTCGCATTGTCAAGCCAGTTGGCCCAATACACCGGGCTCATACCGTCAAGAAGTACTGCCACAGCCTCCGCAGTAGCAGGAGTGAAATGCTGCTCCGCTATATAAGCGGTGACATCATGACCTTTCTGTCCCCATGCTAAAGCAGACAGCGCAGCAGACAGAGATACTGAACATATAAATAGTTTCTTTAAGACATATGCTTTCATAAAGTGTTAATTAAAGGTATCAGACATCAAAATTACGCTTTTTATCCATAAATCCCAAATTATTTCCAATCAAAACACATTCTCTTCTGCTCAAAGACAGATTACAGCATAAAAACAAATCGCTTGAGATTGAAATCAACCTCAAGCGATTCTTCCTAATCAGTCGGGGTGACTAGACTCGAACTAGCGACCTCACGCCCCCCAGACGCGTACTCTAACCAACTGAGCTACACCCCGATTAGGCTTCTTTTTTGTTTTGCGTTGCAAAGGTAGAAACTTTTTTAATACCAGCCAAACACGCAACCATATTTTAACATAAATTTAACATATTTCATCCTTTTCTGAAACGTCCGACTCAAGATGCCTAATCACATACTCATCATAATAAGCAAGCAGGAGTGTAGTAAGAGGTATCGCAATAATCAGCCCTATCAATCCTAAAAGTGTGCCCCATATGGACAACGACAGAAATATTATAGCAGGATTCATGCTCATAGCCTTACCTATAATTCGAGGCGTGAGTATAAGGTCCTGTATCGCCTGCACTATAATATATATAGCCATACATTCCCAAAACAGAGTCCAGAAACTCACATCTCCGCTCACTGAACACACCAGGCATATAACTGTTGTGGGAAGAAGCGACACAAGCTGAAGATACGGCACCATATTCAAAAGACCTATGAACATCCCGAGAACTATTGCCATCGGAAGCCCTATAATAAGGAATCCTATCGAGAAAAGCACACCCACAATCAATGCCACCAATGCCTGACCGCGGAAATACCGGTTCATCGACATCTTCACATCGCGAGCAATACGAAACACAATCTTGCGGTACTTCGGCATAACCAGGTGACGGAACCCTTTGGATATGCGCTCATAATCAATCATGATGAAAACAACATAAAGCAAAACTATAGCCCAGCTGAATATGCTCATCACAAAAGATATCGAACCTGAGATGACCGACCATGATGCCGAAAGACC
The sequence above is drawn from the Duncaniella freteri genome and encodes:
- a CDS encoding DMT family protein — encoded protein: MNGWLTIGLLVMSNIFMTFAWYGQLKLQQMKIITSATPLIVVILMSWGIAMLEYCFMVPANRYGFHENGGAFSLLQLKVIQEVISLMIFTVFTFLFFRGEALHWNHFLAFCLLILAVYFVFMDS
- a CDS encoding glycosyltransferase family 2 protein, coding for MNSVLKNVTVIIPAHNRPERLRRLLGYYSGCGLRILVPDSSKQCYNGDVSSPDVTYIHRPGLHFLLKIKEILPLISTDYVLYCADDDFIVPSAIARMVEFLDDNPDYSIAQGHYLTFTPKERGVEFYPRYIRYFDSRIVADNPAGRLLQDKCKYASLLYGVARTEQFRSIYGYCFGKDGELRFRNLFLAEEFFNHAMLIHGKYATVPCFYSARERIKGSATETVVPISEIRSSDEYRWEYDGFIDALSLMLSDKTGMEYDESNRFMRKVCASPKDSADVSFKRKIVVFMMRHRWLRWASDILDWRYNQKGLKAVRGMTSYPCEFSTPEKEAIIKVIEQYS
- a CDS encoding DUF805 domain-containing protein codes for the protein MNITFGEALSMFYKRWNDFDGRSTRAEYWYPVLYMFVAGMILGAINQWLGSLFSLINLVPAIAVGIRRMHDIGKSGWWMLICLIPLIGGIWFIVLAATPTKEEKYA
- a CDS encoding glucose-6-phosphate isomerase, whose translation is MKTINVDIKDVLSTVSRDDINRLEGEGAEALDKVLNGTGAGSDFLGWVNLPTETTEALLDDIIACADQLRATCDTVVAIGIGGSYLGAKAVIEALSDSFAAYRPGVQGEPKVLFAGQNIGEDYLYELQDYLKDKRFGIIVISKSGTTTEPAIAFRLLKEQLESQLGIEEARKRIVAITDAQRGALRSLATEEGYKTFVIADNVGGRFSVLTPVGLLPIAVVGYDIRALIDGAAEMEKATSEANDQNPSFLYACTRNALYNAGKKTEILVNYNPKLHYFGEWWKQLYGESEGKDHKGIFPAAVDNSTDLHSMGQWIQDGERTIFETVVSVEEQKYDKLIPSDEANLDGLNYIAGKHIDEVNKMAELGTRIAHVDGGVPNILITLPALREKYLGQLIYFFEKACGISGYILGVNPFNQPGVEDYKRNMFALLAKPGYEKETEAIQARLK
- a CDS encoding AI-2E family transporter — encoded protein: MSMSYQEPYNLDRTVRLVINCVIFICAVWLVNVLKGVLLPFFVGCLIAYLLEPFVQFNRELLRLRGRVIATLVTLFEMTFFFTMLCYFIFPMIIHESAQMASMLKAYASTELHIPFVPESLHAFLRRYLDFELIASKLSREEWTRMIEDGLSASWSVISGSISFVMSIFSWAIVLLYVVFIMIDYERISKGFRHLVMPKYRKIVFRIARDVKMSMNRYFRGQALVALIVGVLFSIGFLIIGLPMAIVLGMFIGLLNMVPYLQLVSLLPTTVICLVCSVSGDVSFWTLFWECMAIYIIVQAIQDLILTPRIIGKAMSMNPAIIFLSLSIWGTLLGLIGLIIAIPLTTLLLAYYDEYVIRHLESDVSEKDEIC
- a CDS encoding S1/P1 nuclease; the encoded protein is MKAYVLKKLFICSVSLSAALSALAWGQKGHDVTAYIAEQHFTPATAEAVAVLLDGMSPVYWANWLDNASHTPEYAYTKTWHYKNVDADKTYWTQPEQAGGDIVMALRQNIAVLADSTKSKDEQELALKIVIHLMGDLHQPMHMGHATDRGGNSVKLRYFGRDANLHSIWDSNLVESAHKWGYTEWQQQIDRQPEEIEVVTVGGNIDDWAQKTVAISSQVYGAMPSGCNVSYNEVAYWAPVIEAQLLIGGLRLAHVLNSIYDPGYRHAKEPSAF
- a CDS encoding NAD(P)H-dependent glycerol-3-phosphate dehydrogenase — encoded protein: MSFNKIAVMGGGSWATALAKLLLRNCDSILWYMRRDDRIEDFKRLGHNSAYLTDVEFDVNRIQFSSDINYVCTQADSLLLVMPSPYFKTHINRISVDISDKTVISAVKGIVPGDNEIVTDYMAERFGVNPERMLVIGGPCHAEEVALDRPSFLTVGCHDVALADEFGECLRSPSTRTITSSDVEGIEYAAVLKNVYSIAAGIVHGMKGGDNFLAMLVSNAVKEMERFVDEVCPRPRCICDSVYLGDLLVTAYSRFSRNHNFGSIIGKGYSVSTARMEMEQTAEGYYGTKCIKEINKKYCIEMPILDAVYDILYRHANAERAMRALGKWFV